A DNA window from Sphingomonas changnyeongensis contains the following coding sequences:
- a CDS encoding chemotaxis protein CheW: MAATPEGGAAERGTATRQFVTFAIDGRPFAAEMAAVREIIRLPDIVRVPLAPPALDGIANLRGDVLPIVSLRRLLGLPDRPRDEASRAMVIQLGQPVGFVVDRVSSVASIAEAQIEPAGTAQSVIDSRFLAGMIRDADGRGITLIVDFPRLAVEALAEAQTMAGRAQTPGQPSGHAGADDRTPAEAGDGGDEIRLVSFRLDGQEYGIAIADVREIVHSPDRIMPVPGSDGHVLGLMTLRNRLLPLVDLRRLLGLEARPLDEKSRIVVLKVGEDSVGLAVDTVTEVLGVPRTVIEQLPPLLAAGRGRSRRSAAWRKAGGWCR, translated from the coding sequence GTGGCGGCAACCCCTGAAGGCGGTGCCGCCGAACGGGGCACGGCCACACGCCAGTTCGTCACCTTTGCCATCGACGGCCGGCCCTTTGCGGCCGAGATGGCGGCGGTGCGCGAGATCATCCGCTTGCCCGATATCGTGCGGGTGCCGCTGGCACCGCCGGCGCTGGACGGCATCGCCAATCTGCGCGGCGACGTGCTGCCGATCGTGTCGCTGCGCCGCCTGCTCGGCCTGCCGGACCGGCCGCGCGACGAAGCCAGCCGGGCGATGGTCATCCAGCTCGGCCAGCCGGTCGGCTTCGTGGTCGACCGGGTGTCGAGCGTCGCCAGCATCGCCGAAGCGCAGATCGAACCCGCCGGCACCGCCCAGTCGGTGATCGACAGCCGGTTCCTGGCCGGCATGATCCGCGACGCCGATGGCCGCGGCATCACGCTGATCGTCGATTTTCCCCGTCTGGCAGTCGAGGCGCTGGCCGAAGCACAGACCATGGCCGGCCGCGCCCAGACGCCCGGCCAGCCATCCGGCCATGCGGGGGCCGATGATCGCACCCCGGCCGAGGCGGGCGATGGCGGCGACGAGATCCGGCTGGTCAGTTTCCGCCTCGACGGGCAGGAATATGGCATCGCCATCGCCGATGTGCGCGAGATCGTGCATTCGCCCGATCGCATCATGCCGGTGCCGGGTTCGGACGGCCATGTCCTTGGCCTGATGACGCTGCGCAACCGCCTGCTGCCGCTCGTCGATCTGCGCCGCCTGCTCGGCCTCGAGGCGCGGCCGCTCGACGAGAAAAGCCGCATCGTCGTGCTCAAGGTCGGCGAGGACTCGGTCGGCCTGGCCGTCGATACGGTGACCGAGGTGCTGGGCGTGCCCCGCACGGTCATCGAACAGCTGCCGCCGCTGCTCGCGGCGGGACGGGGGAGATCGCGCAGGTCTGCCGCCTGGAGGAAGGCCGGCGGCTGGTGTCGGTGA
- a CDS encoding chemotaxis protein CheA, whose protein sequence is MSRLLDQFLAEAQDLLQGIDAGLMQLERTPDDDAAMNALFRCVHTLKGNSGLFDMAEMTRLLHAAEDLMDAVRGGVLPFTPVLADQLLRAADLVSALCDQVAQSGDTHGPRGDEAVAMAATLRALIAPASPEPAAGTSAQSTAPPADQPVDPPADIPAPALAAARDHGGEDPLVFIRYLPSEQCYFSGDDPLRNARQAPGRIWGRIVAPQDWPPLAELDAYCNRLAFELVCAAPHEALSRHFRYVADQVSLIPIPVPAAEAEPGPAAEPSADLASLLADQRATLLEADRPDWHAGRVRAAVGVLAGGARQLGLADLAGRLPALGDAFLDSDDPAALIEAADMLIAQARGAPDAAATGPDTPSAAPPAAAARADEPVAASRSLRVDQARIDRLLNLVGEMAVARNALPYLARHAARLEGGRELEREIKAQHAAISRITDELQGAIMQIRMMPVALVFERFPRLVRDLSRRLGKQIELVLEGEETEADKNIVESIADPLIHMVRNSLDHGLEMPEERIAAGKPATGRIAIRAAQEGDRIRIEIRDDGRGIDPERVRARAVERGLIAPDAAAQLSERDAVQLVFLPGFSTAAAISDLSGRGVGMDVVRTAVERLHGDIALDSVPGRGTTVQIMLPLSVAITRVLVIETDGQRFAVPVDAVVETLRVPETAVQGVGQGQAIVRRGRIVALRPLNDALGIAAAPRRSAAGELAILILQRGDEQIGLIVDDFRETLDVIQKPLGAMLAGIDIYSGSTLMGDGAVVMVLNARRLA, encoded by the coding sequence ATGAGCCGGCTGCTCGACCAGTTCCTCGCCGAGGCGCAGGACCTGCTGCAGGGGATCGATGCCGGGCTGATGCAGCTTGAGCGCACGCCCGATGACGATGCGGCGATGAACGCGCTGTTCCGCTGCGTCCACACGCTCAAGGGCAATAGCGGCCTGTTCGACATGGCCGAGATGACGCGGCTGCTCCACGCCGCCGAAGACCTGATGGATGCGGTGCGCGGCGGCGTGCTGCCCTTCACGCCGGTGCTTGCCGATCAGCTGCTGCGCGCCGCCGATCTGGTTTCGGCGCTGTGCGACCAGGTGGCACAAAGCGGCGACACGCACGGCCCGCGCGGGGACGAGGCGGTGGCGATGGCCGCGACGCTGCGCGCACTGATCGCCCCCGCGTCCCCCGAACCGGCAGCCGGGACGTCCGCCCAGTCCACCGCTCCCCCCGCCGATCAGCCCGTCGATCCGCCCGCCGACATCCCGGCCCCGGCGCTGGCGGCGGCGCGCGACCATGGCGGGGAAGACCCGCTGGTCTTCATCCGCTATCTGCCGAGCGAGCAATGCTATTTCAGCGGCGATGATCCGCTGCGCAATGCCCGCCAGGCACCGGGGCGGATCTGGGGACGCATCGTCGCGCCGCAGGACTGGCCGCCGCTGGCCGAGCTTGACGCCTATTGCAACCGGCTGGCGTTCGAACTGGTCTGCGCGGCCCCGCACGAGGCGCTCAGCCGGCATTTCCGCTATGTCGCCGATCAGGTGTCGCTGATCCCGATCCCGGTGCCCGCTGCCGAGGCGGAACCCGGCCCGGCCGCCGAACCTTCAGCCGATCTGGCGTCGCTGCTTGCCGACCAGCGCGCGACGCTGCTGGAGGCTGACCGGCCCGACTGGCATGCCGGCCGGGTGCGCGCGGCGGTGGGCGTGCTGGCGGGCGGGGCGCGGCAGCTTGGGCTTGCCGATCTGGCCGGGCGGCTGCCGGCGCTGGGCGACGCATTTCTGGACAGCGACGATCCGGCTGCGCTGATCGAGGCGGCCGACATGCTGATCGCACAGGCGCGGGGCGCGCCGGATGCGGCTGCCACCGGCCCGGACACGCCCTCGGCCGCACCTCCGGCCGCGGCGGCGCGCGCCGACGAGCCCGTCGCCGCCAGCCGCAGCCTGCGCGTCGATCAGGCACGGATCGACCGGCTGCTCAATCTGGTCGGCGAGATGGCGGTGGCGCGCAACGCGCTGCCCTATCTTGCCCGCCATGCCGCGCGGCTGGAGGGCGGCCGGGAGCTGGAGCGCGAGATCAAGGCGCAGCACGCCGCGATCAGTCGCATCACCGACGAGCTGCAGGGCGCGATCATGCAGATCCGCATGATGCCGGTGGCGCTGGTGTTCGAACGCTTTCCGCGGCTGGTGCGCGACCTGTCGCGCCGGCTGGGCAAACAGATCGAGCTGGTGCTGGAGGGCGAGGAGACCGAGGCCGACAAGAACATCGTCGAAAGCATCGCCGACCCGCTGATCCACATGGTCCGCAACAGCCTCGATCACGGGCTGGAGATGCCTGAGGAGCGCATCGCCGCCGGCAAGCCCGCAACCGGGCGCATCGCGATCCGCGCGGCGCAGGAGGGCGACCGCATCCGCATCGAGATCCGCGACGACGGGCGCGGCATCGATCCCGAGCGGGTGCGCGCGCGGGCGGTCGAGCGCGGGCTGATCGCGCCCGATGCGGCAGCACAGCTCAGCGAGCGCGATGCCGTGCAGCTGGTGTTCCTGCCCGGCTTTTCGACCGCCGCGGCGATTTCGGACCTGTCCGGGCGCGGCGTGGGCATGGACGTGGTGCGCACGGCGGTCGAGCGGCTGCACGGCGACATCGCGCTCGACAGCGTGCCCGGACGGGGGACGACCGTGCAGATCATGCTGCCGCTGTCGGTCGCCATCACCCGCGTGCTGGTGATCGAAACCGATGGCCAGCGTTTTGCCGTGCCGGTGGACGCGGTGGTCGAGACGCTGCGGGTGCCCGAAACGGCCGTGCAGGGGGTGGGACAGGGGCAGGCCATCGTCCGGCGCGGCCGGATCGTCGCGCTGCGCCCGCTCAATGACGCGCTCGGCATCGCGGCCGCGCCGCGCCGGAGCGCGGCGGGCGAGCTGGCGATCCTCATCCTCCAGCGCGGGGACGAGCAGATCGGCCTGATCGTCGATGATTTCCGCGAAACGCTCGACGTCATCCAGAAGCCGCTGGGCGCGATGCTGGCCGGGATCGACATCTATTCGGGCTCGACGCTGATGGGCGACGGCGCGGTTGTCATGGTGCTCAACGCAAGGAGGCTCGCCTGA
- a CDS encoding HEAT repeat domain-containing protein, with translation MPLLQPRSRADQAPHRMPPPPARLSAADPAARRRAAQALAGQPAAMARLLARLAVEPDRAVRAALIDALLAIGSDAALGGVAALLGAEDPGMRAAAFEAMARIDDARTVALLLPLLDDPDAERRLRGLAALAGRRDHRLAGRLERLLAEEQDANVCAAAADLLGEQGDRAALPALLRLKARFRAEPFLQYATDAAIARLRER, from the coding sequence ATGCCCCTGCTCCAGCCCCGCAGCCGGGCCGATCAGGCCCCGCACCGCATGCCACCGCCGCCCGCACGGCTCAGCGCCGCCGACCCTGCCGCGCGCCGCCGCGCCGCCCAGGCGCTGGCCGGGCAGCCCGCCGCCATGGCCCGGCTGCTGGCACGTCTGGCGGTGGAGCCGGACCGCGCGGTGCGCGCGGCGCTGATCGACGCGCTGCTGGCGATCGGCAGCGATGCCGCGCTTGGCGGCGTCGCCGCCCTGCTCGGTGCCGAGGATCCGGGCATGCGCGCGGCGGCATTCGAGGCGATGGCCCGGATCGACGATGCCCGCACCGTCGCGCTGCTGCTGCCGCTGCTCGACGACCCCGACGCCGAACGGCGGCTGCGCGGGCTGGCGGCGCTGGCCGGCCGCCGCGATCACCGGCTGGCCGGGCGGCTGGAGCGGCTGCTGGCCGAGGAACAGGACGCCAATGTCTGCGCCGCGGCGGCGGATCTGCTCGGCGAGCAGGGCGACCGCGCGGCGCTGCCCGCGCTGCTGCGGCTGAAGGCGCGGTTCCGCGCCGAACCGTTCCTGCAATATGCAACCGATGCCGCCATCGCGCGCCTGCGGGAGCGATGA
- a CDS encoding methyl-accepting chemotaxis protein, whose protein sequence is MAGRRLGAALALGEAAALLGVAARRRPDRQAAETVSAAAAPPFAHDMADPVEAPPATVEADLPPPAPVPAPAGIDAGELIRYLDTLRGQIAGVQGDAETGVMAIIDQATRLNGSSAEQQARLSRSVADGEALLRAAARPDHIIQSLTAILDRRASDLSANHQRLESLAEGTARLRPAADEIAKISDRAVLLSFNAAVEAGRAGAAGGSFGVVADQVRALAESIASVAKTLGSELDLIAQRMREELLRARPDPGRAMPTSPG, encoded by the coding sequence ATGGCTGGCCGGCGGCTGGGGGCGGCGCTGGCGCTGGGCGAGGCGGCGGCGCTGCTGGGCGTGGCGGCACGCAGGCGGCCCGACAGGCAGGCGGCGGAGACCGTTTCCGCTGCGGCCGCACCGCCGTTCGCGCACGACATGGCCGATCCGGTGGAAGCGCCGCCGGCCACGGTCGAGGCCGATCTGCCGCCCCCTGCCCCGGTGCCGGCCCCGGCGGGGATCGATGCCGGCGAACTGATCCGCTATCTCGACACGCTGCGCGGCCAGATTGCCGGTGTGCAGGGCGATGCCGAAACCGGGGTGATGGCGATCATCGATCAGGCAACGCGGCTCAATGGCAGTTCGGCCGAGCAGCAGGCGCGGCTCAGCCGGTCGGTCGCCGATGGCGAGGCGCTGCTGCGTGCCGCCGCCCGGCCCGATCACATCATCCAGTCGCTGACCGCGATCCTCGACCGGCGCGCCAGCGACCTGTCGGCCAATCATCAGCGGCTGGAATCGCTGGCCGAAGGCACGGCCCGGCTGCGGCCGGCTGCGGACGAGATCGCCAAGATTTCGGACCGGGCAGTGCTGCTGTCGTTCAACGCCGCGGTCGAGGCCGGGCGTGCGGGCGCTGCCGGCGGGTCGTTCGGCGTGGTCGCCGACCAGGTCCGCGCACTGGCCGAATCGATCGCCTCGGTCGCCAAGACGCTGGGCAGCGAGCTGGACCTGATCGCACAGCGGATGCGCGAGGAGCTGCTGCGCGCCCGGCCCGATCCGGGGCGGGCGATGCCGACGTCGCCCGGCTGA
- a CDS encoding chemotaxis protein CheW yields the protein MSVIDSRALFVHPAIEAAGRLGGDETGGDGAAEAAAGTEPGAGDQGQLIVFRLDRQEFGVPIADVREILRVPDQMFRVPRAPAAVEGVINLRGSVLPVLDLRTRLGMDRLDTQERQRIIVFQIDGVRTGFVVDHVSEVLSVDAGAIEPAPALSAAQDRLLPRLVNMGQRGRMLQLIDAHHLIDADERAELAGMLDAAA from the coding sequence GTGTCGGTGATCGACAGCCGGGCGCTGTTCGTCCACCCGGCGATCGAGGCCGCCGGCAGGCTGGGCGGCGACGAGACCGGAGGCGACGGCGCGGCGGAGGCGGCTGCGGGCACGGAACCGGGCGCGGGCGATCAGGGCCAGCTGATCGTGTTCCGGCTCGACCGCCAGGAATTCGGCGTGCCGATCGCCGATGTGCGCGAAATCCTGCGCGTGCCGGACCAGATGTTCCGGGTGCCGCGCGCACCGGCGGCCGTTGAGGGGGTGATCAACCTGCGCGGATCGGTGCTGCCGGTGCTCGACCTGCGCACAAGGCTGGGCATGGACCGGCTCGACACGCAGGAACGGCAGCGGATCATCGTGTTCCAGATCGACGGTGTGCGAACCGGCTTTGTCGTCGATCATGTCAGCGAGGTGCTGAGCGTCGATGCCGGAGCCATCGAGCCTGCCCCGGCGCTGTCCGCCGCGCAGGACCGGCTGCTGCCCCGCCTCGTCAACATGGGGCAGCGCGGCCGCATGCTGCAGCTGATCGATGCCCATCATCTGATCGATGCGGACGAGCGGGCCGAACTTGCCGGGATGCTGGACGCGGCCGCATGA
- a CDS encoding response regulator: protein MPKTILIVDDSATMLMSVRATLEMNGYVVETAADGCKALSKLRSGLKADMIITDINMPHMGGMELIKQVRALPGYRFKPILTLTTESQAAKRDEARRLGATGWLVKPVPGPELLEVVRQVMPG, encoded by the coding sequence ATGCCCAAGACCATCCTGATCGTCGATGATTCCGCCACCATGCTGATGAGCGTCCGCGCGACGCTGGAAATGAACGGCTATGTCGTCGAAACCGCGGCTGACGGCTGCAAGGCGCTGTCGAAGCTGCGCAGCGGGCTCAAGGCCGACATGATCATCACCGACATCAACATGCCGCACATGGGCGGGATGGAACTGATCAAGCAGGTGCGCGCCCTGCCGGGCTATCGGTTCAAGCCCATCCTGACGCTGACCACCGAAAGCCAGGCCGCCAAGCGCGACGAGGCGCGGCGGCTGGGCGCGACCGGCTGGCTGGTCAAGCCGGTGCCCGGCCCCGAGCTGCTGGAGGTCGTCCGCCAGGTGATGCCGGGCTGA
- a CDS encoding protein-glutamate methylesterase/protein-glutamine glutaminase, with product MIRLLIVDDSALVRTQLAQLFAEEGGFEIAQARNGAEAVEQVRALHPDVITLDINMPQMDGLTALSLIMTERPTPVVMVSSLTEQGALVTLEALHLGAVDYIAKPGGTISRSFGDIRRELVAKVRAAAGARLRHGEPVRARPAPHSSPRATPAPAPSLRPARRAGLVLIGVSTGGPKTLEDILPDLPADFPWPVVIAQHMPAAFTRSFAERLDRVCPLKVVEAATPVALEPGCAYVAKGGADLVVADRAGRLFAVPKPENPAFAWHPSVEVLARSALQHCPAQRLVAVMLTGMGNDGADGFAEIRQRGGRTIAESAETAIVHGMPRELILRDGAEVVLPAQKIADQLNRWAAGG from the coding sequence ATGATCCGCCTGCTGATCGTCGACGATTCCGCGCTTGTCCGGACCCAGCTCGCCCAGCTGTTCGCAGAGGAGGGCGGGTTCGAGATCGCGCAGGCGCGCAACGGTGCCGAGGCGGTCGAACAGGTGCGCGCGCTGCACCCCGATGTCATCACGCTCGACATCAACATGCCGCAGATGGACGGGCTGACCGCCCTGTCGCTGATCATGACCGAACGGCCGACGCCGGTGGTGATGGTGTCGTCGCTGACCGAACAGGGCGCGCTGGTGACGCTTGAGGCGCTGCACCTGGGGGCGGTCGATTACATCGCCAAGCCCGGCGGCACCATCTCGCGCAGTTTCGGCGACATCCGCCGCGAACTGGTCGCCAAGGTCCGCGCCGCCGCCGGGGCGCGGCTGCGCCACGGCGAACCGGTGCGGGCGCGGCCCGCCCCGCATTCGTCCCCCCGTGCCACCCCCGCCCCCGCCCCCAGCCTGCGCCCGGCACGGCGCGCCGGGCTGGTGCTGATCGGCGTGTCGACCGGCGGCCCGAAGACGCTTGAGGACATTCTGCCCGATCTGCCCGCCGACTTTCCCTGGCCGGTGGTGATCGCCCAGCATATGCCCGCCGCCTTCACCCGCTCCTTTGCCGAGCGGCTCGACCGGGTCTGCCCGCTGAAGGTGGTCGAAGCGGCAACGCCGGTCGCGCTCGAACCCGGCTGCGCCTATGTCGCCAAGGGCGGGGCCGATCTGGTCGTCGCCGACCGGGCCGGGCGGCTGTTTGCGGTCCCCAAGCCCGAAAACCCCGCGTTTGCCTGGCACCCGTCGGTCGAGGTGCTGGCGCGGTCGGCCCTGCAGCACTGCCCGGCGCAGAGGCTGGTCGCGGTGATGCTGACCGGGATGGGCAATGACGGCGCCGACGGCTTTGCCGAGATCCGGCAGCGCGGCGGCCGGACAATCGCCGAATCCGCCGAAACCGCGATCGTCCATGGCATGCCGCGCGAACTGATCCTGCGCGACGGCGCCGAAGTCGTGCTGCCCGCCCAGAAAATCGCCGACCAGCTGAACCGCTGGGCGGCGGGCGGCTGA
- a CDS encoding CheR family methyltransferase — MGHPQVSDDDFERFRDYFHRETGIHFDASKRYFVDKRLVERVRETSSGSAKAYLARLSQGGAATELQQLINAMTVNETYFLREEYQFEALVDSVLPDIVARRRHRRPIRIWCVPSSTGEEPYSVAIYLLERWPALADWDVEILSSDIDTAVLERARAGRYSARSVQHLPRAWLARYFVPRGDEYQLSSEIRDSVSFTRCNLTAPGETRAFRDIDVIFCRNLLIYFDDRSRRIAADALYDALTPGGFVLLGHSESMGRISSLFSPRRLPRAIVHQRPGDAA, encoded by the coding sequence ATGGGCCATCCCCAGGTCAGCGACGATGATTTCGAGCGGTTCCGCGACTATTTCCACCGCGAGACCGGCATCCATTTCGACGCCTCGAAACGCTATTTCGTCGACAAACGACTGGTCGAGCGGGTGCGCGAAACATCAAGCGGCTCGGCCAAGGCCTATCTGGCGCGGCTGAGCCAGGGCGGCGCGGCGACCGAGCTGCAGCAGCTGATCAACGCGATGACGGTCAACGAGACCTATTTCCTGCGCGAGGAATATCAGTTCGAGGCGCTGGTTGATTCGGTGCTGCCCGACATCGTCGCGCGCCGCCGCCACCGGCGGCCGATCCGCATCTGGTGCGTGCCGTCCTCCACCGGCGAAGAGCCTTATTCGGTGGCCATCTATCTGCTCGAACGCTGGCCCGCGCTCGCCGACTGGGATGTGGAGATCCTGTCGTCGGACATCGACACGGCGGTGCTCGAGCGCGCACGGGCCGGCCGCTATTCCGCCCGCTCGGTCCAGCATCTGCCCCGCGCCTGGCTCGCCCGCTATTTCGTGCCGCGCGGCGACGAATATCAGCTGTCGTCGGAAATCCGCGACTCGGTCAGCTTCACGCGCTGCAACCTGACCGCGCCGGGCGAAACCCGCGCCTTTCGCGACATCGACGTCATCTTCTGCCGCAACCTGCTGATCTATTTCGACGACCGTTCGCGCCGCATCGCCGCCGATGCGCTTTACGACGCACTGACGCCGGGCGGCTTCGTCCTGCTCGGCCATTCGGAATCGATGGGGCGCATCTCGTCGCTGTTCAGCCCGCGCAGGCTGCCGCGCGCGATCGTCCATCAACGGCCGGGGGACGCCGCATGA
- a CDS encoding response regulator has translation MNPILVVDDAAVIRSYYRQILSGAGYQVAEADNGIDALETALAQPCSLCIVDVNMPRLDGFAFLEALRREPVAQPPALVITTDSGAVTAARCRLSGASAYLPKPVRPETLLHHVALLTGGRA, from the coding sequence ATGAACCCGATCCTCGTCGTCGACGACGCAGCGGTGATCCGCAGCTATTATCGCCAGATCCTGTCCGGGGCCGGCTATCAGGTCGCGGAAGCGGACAATGGCATCGACGCGCTCGAAACCGCGCTCGCCCAGCCGTGCAGCCTGTGCATCGTCGATGTGAACATGCCCCGTCTGGACGGCTTTGCGTTTTTGGAAGCGCTGCGCCGCGAACCCGTCGCCCAGCCGCCGGCGCTGGTCATCACCACCGACAGCGGTGCCGTCACCGCCGCGCGCTGCCGGCTGAGCGGCGCCAGCGCCTATCTGCCCAAGCCGGTCCGGCCGGAGACTTTGCTCCACCATGTCGCGCTGCTGACCGGGGGACGGGCATGA